Proteins co-encoded in one Cucurbita pepo subsp. pepo cultivar mu-cu-16 chromosome LG15, ASM280686v2, whole genome shotgun sequence genomic window:
- the LOC111811166 gene encoding uncharacterized protein LOC111811166 produces MASILDWCNDEGNNAMHLAALGNKNEMVKLFMNLVDIKAKNLEGKTVEDIMKEHGRVEDKEKMKGDLPLKKLRKHGGLFMRSISMEKELTLISVNFGRNVRA; encoded by the exons ATGGCCTCAATACTTGATTGGTGTAATGACGAAGGAAACAATGCCATGCATCTTGCGGCCCTTGGAAACAAAAATGAG ATGGTGAAGCTTTTCATGAACTTGGTGGATATCAAAGCAAAGAATTTGGAAGGCAAGACAGTAGAAGACATAATGAAAGAACATGGTCGTGTGGAAGACAAAGAG AAAATGAAGGGAGATCTTCCGCTAAAGAAGCTTAGGAAACATGGTGGTCTCTTCATGCGCAGCATTAGCATGGAGAAAGAATTGACTCTAATAAGTGTGAACTTTGGTCGCAATGTTAGAGcttaa